In the Glycine max cultivar Williams 82 chromosome 6, Glycine_max_v4.0, whole genome shotgun sequence genome, ATGTAGTGATTGGATGATGCCTAATAGGGTTGATACGTTTTTTCTCATTGTCATCATAGTGAACTGAAAAGTTCCATGTCAGATATTCACTTTTTTTATGGGACCTATATTGCAGACACATGGGCAACTGCTGAGTTACTGCTAGGCTTGATCTGTTACATGATGAATATGAGGAACTCAGGGAATCCTAGGGTTCATGAATCAGacgattatatttttttatcaacagaaACAAAACTAAttgtcagtttttttttaaatggttactgaattatttgtaattaaaatattaatttagcaTCATGTAATGATTGTTCAACAAAGGTAAATCACATGAATTTACTTTTGGATTTAACTATTCATTTGAGGTTATGGATTTATTGTTGACTGAATTTGCCTTTGTAACTCATGAGAAGTGAATTGGATTAGTGTTGATCATGACTGTAATCATTATATTACTTTCATAATCAATGAGTACTAAAGATACTCAATCTACTAATCTGGTCACTTTATAAAGAGGTTCTGATTAATTTGACTGACGGGCGGCCAATTCTCTTGTACTCTTCTAATCAAAATTTGAGGAAACTAAACTTGTAGGATCAGAATAAAATATGTAGAAATAAGGGCCTGTGTTTTTGTCTGCTAGTTGGTGTTAAATTTGGGCTTAAAGCTTTGCTTTTTTCTAggataaaagtaaatttttttcttttttaaagaatattgtGTACACATTCTTAAGTTGGTTCATTTACTTGATTATCTTTTCTGCTTTTGCTTGATATAGAAAACCATGGATCCATTTATACACTCACGTTGCTAATTGCCACCTTGGACATGATGTCTAGTATTATATGGATATACTATAACTTAATGAATTTTAATGCATCTTTTGATCTTGTCCTTCATTCTTTATTCTTTAGGATCCTTGTCTTCTAAATATGCTTAGTTAGAAATGACTTTTTGCCGTCTTTGAAAGTTGGCAAGCAAGAAACTTTTATAgatgaagaacaaaaagaaaaattccagCCTCCATTAAAGGCCTCGATCTAAGCATTAAAGcatattactttttttctttttctaaacatACTCATCATGGTCACCATTGTTATGACTTTATTGCCCTTGTTTGTCTTTTTAAACACTTGAATACTTCACTATTTTCACCTTCATTTGCAACATTGTAATGTTTCTGCAGATGGAATCTGTTAAGCCATCAGCAGTGACACCAAGCAAGAGCAAATTGGCTCGCACTTTTGCCAAAGTTCTTCACGTTAGAGCAGTGACTGGAATTGCACCAGTTGATGGACTGAAGAATGTTAAAGTTGATGCGGATCTCAGCAATGAAGCAAATATGTGCAAGAGTGCAATAAACATAGAAGATGAAGAGCTTCAGGAAAGAAAGGCCACAGAAGCTTTGCTTGCAAAAACTTTTGCTAGCATTTCAACAGTTAAAGCTTCGTATGCTCAGCTACAGAATGCTCAGTCTCCTTATGACCCTGATGGAATTCAAGTTGCTGATCAATTGATAGTCTCAGAGTTCAAGACCTTGTCTGAGCTAAAGCAATGTTACTTCAAAAAACAATTTGATCCTTTACCAGATAGAGCAATTCTTGCAGCTAAATTAAAGGAGCTGCAAAGTGTCAACAAAACCTTTGAGATTACAGGGAAGAAGTTAGAATCGCAGGCAGGGCTCAAGGACTCTGAGATTATATTTCTCCAAGAAAAGCTAGAGGAAGCTAATGTGCACAATAAGTCAATTGAGAAGAGGTTAAATCAAAGTGGATCATTATCAGTTCTTGATAATCTCCATATGTCAGGACTAAGTCCTAGCCATTTTGTCACCGTTCTTCGCCACACAGTTAGGTCCATTCGGAGCTTTGTGAAATTGttagtaaatgaaatgagatcTGCTGGTTGGGATATTGATGCCTCAGTCAATGCCATTATTGAACAGAATGTGGTTTACTTGAAAGAAGATCACAAGTGTTTTGCAATTGAGTCCTTTGTGTGTAGGGAGATGTTTGATTCATTCAACTTCCCTAACTTCTCCCTACCAAATGAGTCTCTACCAGATAAGAACAAGAGGCAACTTTTCTTTGGGAGGTTCAATGAGCTAAAACCAGTGAAAGCAAAGGACTTTCTTGCAGGGAAACCAAGATCACCCTTTGCAAAATTCTGCAGGAACAAGTACTTGAGGCTTGTTCATCCCAAGATGGAGGCATCGTTCTTTGGCAACCTGAATCAGAGAACCCTTCTGAATGCTGGAGAGTTTCCTGACACAAATTTCTTCACTTCATTTGCTGAGATGGCCAAGAGGGTATGGCTCCTGCACTGCTTGGCCTTCTCCTTTGAGCCTCAAGCTTCAATCTTTCAAGTGGGAAAAGGGTGTTGTAGATTCTCTGATGTGTACATGGAGAGTGtgaatgaaaatgatgaagcaGCATTGCCAGTGGTGGAGTCTGAGCCACAAGTTGCTTTCACTGTGGTTCCAGGGTTTAGGATTGGTAAAACTGTGATACAGTGCCAAGTTTACCTCTCACAGCACCAAGTAAAAAATTTCACATCTACAAAGCAAAGGaggtagtaaaaaaaaagtaaagctaGTAAGTAGTGTTTTTTGATCAGAGACTGACCCCCGCATGCAATAGGTTGTTATATTGTGTTGAAGTGGAAGCCAATGTTTTGAGTTGAAACTTTTGGGGAGGGACATGGCTTGTGGGGACTCACACTGCCATGGTTCAATGGGGCATTGTTTTTTCTTGTCCatttgtattttggccattttgaAAAGGAAGCGCGTGAACCGTTGCATTGGGAAATGCCCCTTTTGTtcagaatgtttttttttctttaaatttattttgttatgtaGTTTAATCAAATGCTTGCCCCcatattttgttgatattaggcCGGTGGCAGGGATGGTCTAGCTGGAATGCATCTTTACCAGACAATGCATATGTTATGTACATAATAATGTTGTTggtgttaattttattatgatcattttagtttctctctccctttttattttattttatcatgttaCTGGGATAAAGTAGTTATGTCAAAAATAGTGATTAATCTTTTTTAGAGACTTTGAATAGAcataagttaaatatttttttttcaacatgaTTTATATAATACTTAAGAATCAATCAGAAATTGAATTTTGGAACTGTGATTTATATAATACTTAAGAATCAATCAGAAATTGAATTTTCCAACTGATGAAGAAACATAAGTCACTATTATTTATGGAAACTGTTGGTAAAACTTAAtatcttaaagaaaaaaattcttttgttcTACTCCTTCTATCTTTGACTTCGTTACTAATTTTATAGGCTGTAttcttaaaaatagtttttcttgCTAGagttgaaaatgaattttaaaacaatggGGACtagcattttttctttttccagtaactttctttttgtttgagattgaataaagaaaaataattgttttgaaatttgaagccctttagtaaaattttaaaatatatgattttttaaaacatgttaaATTAAAGATTATAAATGTAAATTTACTAAGATCAGTTTAGTGGTAAGGATTCGGATAGATTggatgtaatttttgttttaagagaaatgttagtaacatttttttatcattttttttccatactctcttattagtcaaaatttatttaaaatgataaaaaattacgagtttcatattatatttattgataatttttttaatttataatttttaactgaTTATAAAGAATGTGTTTGAAAGAGTGTGTTAAAGGAATATTTCTAGCACTCTTGTCTaggtgataatttttaaaaacatgtaGGTGTGAACGAAGTGTTGCTAGTagggttttttatttgaacaaaaatatCTTTCAATCAATTGTTTGAGAGtaagttttatcaaaatatagaaattattaaaattaattttatctcttttaataaagttttttgTATGCACATTGAGATATCAAACCTTCAATGAcaagcataaaaaatttaacttttatcaattgtgttgaattttattggCAGTATTGTTAGTAGTTAATACTCGATACACACGAACAAATGTGAAATGTGAATGCTATGAATTTGTGAGCTATTATGACCGATTACCGAATGCTTGCGTCTTGAAGGGtacaatataaaactttttatggaaaatatgatattttcaatttaagttaaaaatattataattttttaaagaaaaagttagaaaaatatattataaatgaaaCATTTCTTTAGGAATGAAATGTGTTTTCTAAGAAAAAggatggaaaaaaaagaagaatgaaatgtgattctctttaattctttttaattgtcATGTGTTTAGCCTTGGATGCCTTTACAACTTAATTGAAGATATTTGAAAGGGACATAGAAGAGACAATATTCTCTCATTaagaattcaaattaatttttcgaTAATGCGTGAGGACACTAACTAGATTTTAACTTTATAGactcatttaatttttcaatatttaaagTAAGCATTAATTGTCTTTCAATACGTCCCttcaaaaaattgtttcaatatGTAGTATACTCCATTTGTGAATATTAATGTTAgctttaagtaaataattattttacattatatataaccgaattaaagtaaagaaatttattataataaaagagTAAAGAAATTTTAATGGATTAAGTTAATTTCCTATTATCTTTCAATTACGAACTGAGCATTACTCTCTTTTATTCTTGTTATTGAATGGTCCTTGGTTGTGTTGTGTGTGCACATGAAAAAATTCAGTTTGattatttgaacattgaaaaattGATACAAGACCAtataaattgtgtttttttttttgcctatgTCCAAAtgcgaatatatatatatatatatatatatatatatatatatatatatatatatatatatatatatatatatatatatatatatggtacgATGTATATTTGGCTCCTGAAAGAATTGAAAGCTAATTAGGTCCGGTCCCACACGATACCAACTTTATTCAATGGGCACGGTGATAAAAGGGGCACGTAAAGACAATATTTGTAAaccttaattattttagtttctttgtttttactttagtttatgtataattttagtttattaactttatttactcacgtttatattttttataattgtttaaattaaatttcattttaagtttttatctaATAGAATATAATAGCAATTTAAAATACCGTTGATTCCTATAGATTGACAATATATATTACACATACAAAttactcaaaatatttttttacattttagtttcttaactgttttatttaaattttttacatatttttttattaacttataaaaatcaataatatgtTATATTTCTATTACATTTCTATTAAttgttaaatagaattttataataagaaacttaatttaatcaataaaaattttaaattttaaatgtgaataataaaatttaaagaaattacaataaaaaataaatatataaagactAGAAATGTAACCAatcctatttaaaaaaaaaaggttttcatGTCTCATAAAGAAGGTTGTGCTTCATGCGAGATTTGTATTTCACTGTATCACATACAGCcgttacaaaatatttaataatggaACAGATGAAGTAGGTTGTTGTGTGGTTCATATGGGTATATGTGGAAAGTGTCATAGATTTTGTGTAGTATCAGGCATGCtttcaaattcttttaaaaaaagatgctttttaagaaaataattgtgGGGTAAATTTTAGCTTGCCGTTTTGATCACCTTTAGCCCATGTAGCAAAGTTTagatttaagtaatttttaccATAATATCCGATATTATTTGTCAAGTGATgaatcttaatcaaataattcataatttaaatCTTGATTGACcagtaaatattaaataaataattttgaaaagaaaatactcATTTTATATACTCTTAAGATTTCCAACATAGAGTTATCATTACTTCCATTCAGAACAACTTTCTATCAATATCTTGGTTAAAAAATCATAGTAATATGAAGGGTAGGTGATTTTCTTTAAAGGTGAATGATAAGAGAGCATCAATGCATCATTGTGATCGAGTGGGAACTTTGACTAAAGggatttgttttctattttatgtGACATGACAAACTTTATGATAACAGTGACATGATAAATGTAGGACAATGTAAGTAGATAACGCAACGTTGATACTTGCAAGTAGCAATTAGTGCAAAGCATCATTTTTCaggtgtgtatatatatatatatatatatatcagaatTTATTAATGTGTGGTTACTGGAGCTTAGGATAAATATTAAGTTTATTTTGCATTTAAACTactatagaaaataattttttaatttaataacattttgaaaaaaaatataagtaactcattttctaattttttattattaaataaaattatgtgaACCATAGTAAATAGTGAGTttcacttcttatttaatataattttctacAATACAAAAAAATGTTGAGAGGTGCATTTtgatatactttttatttatttatttttattataatttctgAATAGCTTGAAGTGCACGTTAACATATGTCAATAATATTaagatatcaaataatttaaataaattattgatgagGGTGACAATTGGTTCAATATGCTACTAATGGCTTGAAGAAATCTGAGATGCCTTCTCCCCCAAAAGAATTTTAGAAGTTTAAGGAACATAATTGGTATAAAGTTGAAGTTAGTTTCCAACTGATAATTATAGTTATTGGATAAGGGATTTTATGACAGGTTTAATTGAGGTTGtgtttatctctcttttttgggttaaaaattattttaaaattaaaattcaaaataaaaggtttaaaaaataaaatagaagttATTTGACAGTTAGGATGCTCTTAATTTTAAAGTTgggttcattttttaaaattttttggcATTCTTTTCTTCATATAACCAAGTCAAGTTAGATATAGAAGAAGTCAAAGtaagaatcatcatcatcaaagtTAGAGAGGAAACAAGAATAGAAATCGTTGAGGTGAAGGACATAGAAGAGAGAGTGAGGTGAGCAAGAGTGGGGAAAAAAAGTTAACTAATTACTGGAGAGATTACCTAAACGAGAGTTTACAATAGGAATGAACGTGAAGCATATGCtgcactcattttttttttcatttttgctttcaaaacggttttttatttttattttataaaagttaagtggcttaattttttaagagttttttttttaatatttaactcATTTTCTCCCTTAAGGAAAAAAGCCCAAACAAAAGGCCTACTGAGCGGTAAAGGTTGACATCCAATGTCCTTTTTTTAAGGACATCCAAAAACAATAGGTTTTGCCTTCTTATTCTTAGCCTTTGATTCCATCCCAATCTTAAAAGGGAATGAAAAATAGACATCCAATGTCctttttttaaggattaaaaagtcaattcttatcttatttttctcatttttttgttcacaatgtctttttttattagataaggcaaatattgattaattatatttttaatttaattaacagataaaaataaatattaaaacattaaaaaataaattaatcaagtaGAGTTAGTACAAAATGTAGATTGTTGGTggaataatttttacttttgatttGGCTAAGTatgaaaatgtataaattatttattgactaAAACTCAAACAATGAAGGATGAATGCAGTTTAAAAGTGTTGAAAAATTACCAACAAAGTTGAAGTTTAGGTGCGTAGTATGTATGAACAAAAGTTTGAATGGAGAAAAGTTTACGAAATATCTATTTTGATATATAGCATTTTAAGTTATCATTAGGTGTCATTTTAGTTAGAATTATCTGC is a window encoding:
- the LOC100818091 gene encoding protein GRAVITROPIC IN THE LIGHT 1, translating into MESVKPSAVTPSKSKLARTFAKVLHVRAVTGIAPVDGLKNVKVDADLSNEANMCKSAINIEDEELQERKATEALLAKTFASISTVKASYAQLQNAQSPYDPDGIQVADQLIVSEFKTLSELKQCYFKKQFDPLPDRAILAAKLKELQSVNKTFEITGKKLESQAGLKDSEIIFLQEKLEEANVHNKSIEKRLNQSGSLSVLDNLHMSGLSPSHFVTVLRHTVRSIRSFVKLLVNEMRSAGWDIDASVNAIIEQNVVYLKEDHKCFAIESFVCREMFDSFNFPNFSLPNESLPDKNKRQLFFGRFNELKPVKAKDFLAGKPRSPFAKFCRNKYLRLVHPKMEASFFGNLNQRTLLNAGEFPDTNFFTSFAEMAKRVWLLHCLAFSFEPQASIFQVGKGCCRFSDVYMESVNENDEAALPVVESEPQVAFTVVPGFRIGKTVIQCQVYLSQHQVKNFTSTKQRR